Proteins encoded together in one Piliocolobus tephrosceles isolate RC106 chromosome 15, ASM277652v3, whole genome shotgun sequence window:
- the LOC111554440 gene encoding quinone oxidoreductase PIG3 isoform X2 — protein MLAVHFDKPGGPENLYVKEVAKPSPGEGEVLLKVAASALNRADLMQREGQYDPPPGASNILGLEASGHVAELGPGCHGHWKIGDAAMALLPGGGQAQYVTVPESLLMPIPEGLTLPQAAAIPEAWLTAFQLLHLVGNVQAGDYVLIHAGLSGVGTAAIQLTRMAGAIPLVTAGSQQKLQMAEKLGAAAGFNYKEEDFSEATLKFTKDCIGGSYWEKNVNCLALDGRWVLYGLMGGADINGPLFSKLLFKRGSLITSLLRSRDNKYKQMLVNAFTEQILPHFSTEGPQRLLPVLDRIYPVTEIQEAHKYMEANKNLGKIVLELPQ, from the exons ATGTTAGCCGTGCACTTTGACAAGCCGGGAGGACCGGAAAACCTCTACGTGAAGGAGGTGGCCAAACCGAGCCCGGGGGAGGGTGAAGTCCTCCTGAAGGTGGCGGCCAGCGCCCTGAACAGGGCGGACTTAATGCAG AGAGAAGGCCAGTATGACCCACCTCCAGGAGCCAGCAACATTTTGGGACTTGAGGCATCTGGACACgtggcagagctggggcctgGCTGCCACGGACACTGGAAGATTGGGGACGCAGCCATGGCTCTGCTCCCTGGTGGAGGCCAGGCTCAGTATGTCACTGTCCCCGAAAGCCTCCTCATGCCTATCCCAGAGGGATTGACCCTGCCCCAGGCTGCGGCCATCCCGGAGGCCTGGCTCACCGCATTCCAGCTGTTACATCTTGTGG GAAACGTTCAGGCTGGAGACTATGTGCTAATCCATGCAGGACTGAGTGGTGTGGGCACAGCTGCTATCCAACTCACCCGGATGGCTGGAGCTATTCCTCTGGTCACAGCTGGCTCCCAGCAGAAGCTTCAAATGGCAGAAAAGCTTGGAGCAGCTGCTGGATTCAATTACAAAGAAGAGGATTTCTCTGAAGCAACACTGAAATTCACCAAAG ACTGCATAGGCGGATCCTACTGGGAGAAGAACGTCAACTGCCTGGCTCTTGATGGTCGCTGGGTTCTCTATGGTCTGATGGGAGGAGCTGACATCAATGGGCCCCTGTTTTCAAAGCTACTTTTTAAGCGAGGAAGTCTGATCACCAGTTTGCTGAGATCTAGGGACAATAAG TACAAGCAAATGCTGGTGAATGCTTTCACGGAGCAAATTCTGCCTCACTTCTCCACGGAGGGCCCCCAACGTCTACTGCCGGTTCTGGACAGAATCTACCCAGTGACCGAAATCCAGGAGGCCCATAAGTACATGGAGGCCAACAAAAACCTAGGCAAGATCGTCCTGGAACTGCCCCAGTGA
- the LOC111554440 gene encoding quinone oxidoreductase PIG3 isoform X1: MLAVHFDKPGGPENLYVKEVAKPSPGEGEVLLKVAASALNRADLMQREGQYDPPPGASNILGLEASGHVAELGPGCHGHWKIGDAAMALLPGGGQAQYVTVPESLLMPIPEGLTLPQAAAIPEAWLTAFQLLHLVGNVQAGDYVLIHAGLSGVGTAAIQLTRMAGAIPLVTAGSQQKLQMAEKLGAAAGFNYKEEDFSEATLKFTKGAGVNLILDCIGGSYWEKNVNCLALDGRWVLYGLMGGADINGPLFSKLLFKRGSLITSLLRSRDNKYKQMLVNAFTEQILPHFSTEGPQRLLPVLDRIYPVTEIQEAHKYMEANKNLGKIVLELPQ, from the exons ATGTTAGCCGTGCACTTTGACAAGCCGGGAGGACCGGAAAACCTCTACGTGAAGGAGGTGGCCAAACCGAGCCCGGGGGAGGGTGAAGTCCTCCTGAAGGTGGCGGCCAGCGCCCTGAACAGGGCGGACTTAATGCAG AGAGAAGGCCAGTATGACCCACCTCCAGGAGCCAGCAACATTTTGGGACTTGAGGCATCTGGACACgtggcagagctggggcctgGCTGCCACGGACACTGGAAGATTGGGGACGCAGCCATGGCTCTGCTCCCTGGTGGAGGCCAGGCTCAGTATGTCACTGTCCCCGAAAGCCTCCTCATGCCTATCCCAGAGGGATTGACCCTGCCCCAGGCTGCGGCCATCCCGGAGGCCTGGCTCACCGCATTCCAGCTGTTACATCTTGTGG GAAACGTTCAGGCTGGAGACTATGTGCTAATCCATGCAGGACTGAGTGGTGTGGGCACAGCTGCTATCCAACTCACCCGGATGGCTGGAGCTATTCCTCTGGTCACAGCTGGCTCCCAGCAGAAGCTTCAAATGGCAGAAAAGCTTGGAGCAGCTGCTGGATTCAATTACAAAGAAGAGGATTTCTCTGAAGCAACACTGAAATTCACCAAAG GTGCTGGAGTTAATCTTATTCTAGACTGCATAGGCGGATCCTACTGGGAGAAGAACGTCAACTGCCTGGCTCTTGATGGTCGCTGGGTTCTCTATGGTCTGATGGGAGGAGCTGACATCAATGGGCCCCTGTTTTCAAAGCTACTTTTTAAGCGAGGAAGTCTGATCACCAGTTTGCTGAGATCTAGGGACAATAAG TACAAGCAAATGCTGGTGAATGCTTTCACGGAGCAAATTCTGCCTCACTTCTCCACGGAGGGCCCCCAACGTCTACTGCCGGTTCTGGACAGAATCTACCCAGTGACCGAAATCCAGGAGGCCCATAAGTACATGGAGGCCAACAAAAACCTAGGCAAGATCGTCCTGGAACTGCCCCAGTGA
- the SF3B6 gene encoding splicing factor 3B subunit 6, whose protein sequence is MAMQAAKRANIRLPPEVNRILYIRNLPYKITAEEMYDIFGKYGPIRQIRVGNTPETRGTAYVVYEDIFDAKNACDHLSGFNVCNRYLVVLYYNANRAFQKMDTKKKEEQLKLLKEKYGINTDPPK, encoded by the exons ATGGCGATGCAAGCGGCCAAGAGGGCGAAC ATTCGACTTCCACCTGAAGTAAATCGGATATTGTATATAAGAAATTTGCCATACAAAATCACAGCTGAAGAAATGTATGATATATTTGGGAAATATGGACCTATTCGTCAAATCAGAGT GGGGAACACACCTGAAACTAGAGGAACAGCTTATGTGGTCTATGAGGACATCTTTGATGCCAAGAATGCATGTGATCACCTGTCGGGATTCAATGTTTGTAACAGATACCTTGTGGTTTTGTACTATAATGCCAACAGG GCATTTCAGAAGATGGAcacaaagaaaaaggaggaacagTTGAAGCTTCTCAAGGAGAAATATGGCATCAACACAGATCcaccaaaataa